A segment of the bacterium genome:
AGGTGTTCGTCGGGGTAGTGGTGGGGGTGTTGGTGCGGGTCGGTGTATTGGTCGGCGTATTGGTGAAGACCACCGTGAATGTGTTCGTGAAAGTGTTGGTCGGGGTATTGGTCCTCGTGAAGGTGTTGGTCGGGGTGTTGGTGAAGGTCGGGGTATTGGTAAAGGTGTTCGTGAAGGTGTTGGTGGGGGTATTGGTGCGGGTCGGGGTCAAGGTCGGGGTGAAGGTGAACGTGAAGGTGTTGGTGGGCGTGTTGGTCCTGGTCGGCGTGGGCGTGGCCACTGTCGGGGTATTGGTGGGCGTATTGGTCCTCGTGAAGGTGAAAGTCGGGCTGGGGGTCCAGGTATGGGTCGGGGTAGGAGTCGGCACCAACTGGATATAGGTGATGGCGCCGGAAGTTTTACTGCCCGAGGGCCATGTGACTTGGGCCTGGTCCACGAATGTCAGGCCGCAACTGGAGATGGGGTCATAGTAATTGATGACCTGGGCGGTCGCGGTCACACAACCGTTCCCCAAACTCGGGAAGACAAGATTGTTGCTGTTGGCGGTCGGCTCGTTGGCCAATCCTCCGGCCGGGGCGTAGTAACAAAGGGTATAGGGTTGGGCGGCATCCCCGAAGCCCCAGCAACCGAACGAGAACTGGCTACAGGTGGAATTGTTGGTGACGAAATTATCCGTGATCGTGGTGCTCCCATTGGTGACAGGCCCTCCGGTGTTACAGACCTGGATGGTGAAATTCATCGTCACCGTATTGGAACCCGTGTTGGTGACTGCGCTGGCCAGGGTCTTGGTGATGGTGAAGTTCGGGGGGCCAATGGTGGGCGAGGGGGTCGGAATGGTCACGCATTGACGCCAGAAAAGGGCTCCATCCGAGGTCCCATAATCCCCCGAACAGTTGTTCGCGATGAATGGCAAAGGCTTCCCGGTGACCGGGTTATAGATCTGGTTCGCCCACACCGATGCCGTCACCCCGGAGGAGCAATAGGAAGAAGAGAACCCGCCCCCGGTATAGTTCGGGTCGTACCAGGGACGACTACTGCCGTCGTTGGCCGGCGGGGTGGAAGGATTGCCGCCGGAAACATAGTCCACTTGGACACCGCCCGATCCGCTGGTGATCTCGGAATGATTCCCCCCGGAACAGGTGATATCCAGGTCCCAGGAGGAGAAGGTGTCCTGGGGGGCGGTGTTCTGGGTATAGATGGCCAGACAGACCGTAGGACCGGTCAATAGGCCGATCGGAACCGACATACAGGGAACGGCAGCGGCCCCACCGGTGCCGGGAGCCCCGGCATAATTGAAGGTCCCGATCGAGGTTCCGCCGATCCAGACCTGTGAAACGTCGTCACCGGATACGCAGATCTTCGCCGAAGTCGGAGTGCACTGCGCTTGGGCCTTGGAGGTGAAAGCGGACAAAAAAAGGACACAGAGGAAGGGAAGGACGACTTTGGTTGAATCGGTTAAACGCATGAAGGGGAAACCTGTGTTCTCCGGGGGCGGTCCTGGCCTTTCAGGATCGGACGAAGCCCGGGATCTTGTTGTCTCGAAACGTTTTTAAGCCTGGAACCGGTTTTATGGGGACAAGGCTGTTCATCGCTTGGATGACAAAATCTTAACGTAAATACCGAACAAAATCGAGGAAACAAGGGTCTAAAGGAGTTCCAGGAAAGCGATTTTCCAAATCCACTTTCCCGTTAAACCGGAATTCATCAAAAATATAAATCCATAGGGAATAAACAGACCTTGAGCGCTTTGGGATCGATCCGGGAAACAGGGCTTCCAGTAGGGCTCCTGGGAGAAGCTTCCCGGCCGGATGATCTTTAGGATAATGCCCCCATGCAAGGAACTTCTCCCAAGACCGGTCCCTGGCTCTTCCCGGTCCTTGCGGCCTTCCTCCTGGCCGCCCTCTTCGGCCTTCATCGGATCAACGACGCCGACCTGGGCTTCCATCTCACCGCCGGCACTTGGATCCTGGACCACCACGCCGTCCCAAGGACGGACACCTCCACCTACACCGTCCCCGACCATCCCTACGTGGACCTGGAATGGCTTTACCAGGTCCTGCTGGTGCTGGGGTTCAAGCTGGGCGGCTATTCCCTTCTCTCACTCTCCCATATCGTACTTTCCCTGCTGGCCTTCTACATCCTTTGGCGAAGGCTCGAGGAACAAGGAACACCCGCCGCTTCCCTGCTCTTCTGCGGCGCCGTTCTTGCGTGCGAGGCCCGTTTCCGGGTCCGGCCTGAGGTACCCGCCTGGCTCCTGCTCGGCCTCACCCTTCTCATCCTGGAACAACGGGCCGCAAGGGCCAAGGACCACTTGGCCTGGCTCCCGGTCCTTCAACTCCTTTGGGTCAACAGCGAGGGCCTTTTCTTCCTCGGCTTCGCCGCCATGACCTTCTTCTTTTTCTCATCGCGGATCCACGGAGGCCGTTGGGACGGGAAACTCGCGAAGATGTCCCTGGTCGCCCTGGCCCTGTCGCTCTTGAACCCCTATTTCCTGGACGGCCTGCTCTTCCCGTTCCATTTCCTGGGAAGCCTGGGTTCTTCCGGGATCTATCGATGGGCGGTGCAGGAGTTCCAAAACCCCTGGACCTTCACCCCGGCCCCCGGGGCCGACTTCCCCCTTTCCATCCGGGTCTACCAGGCCTTCACCCTGGTCCTCTTCACCGCGATGGCCCTGACCGCCCGGCGGAGGAGGTTCCACGAATGGGCCCTGGCCCTTTTCTTCTTCGCCCTTTCGGTGGCCGCCCTGCGCAACATCCCGCTCTTCCTGCTGGCCTGCGCTCCCATCGCGGCGCGCGCCATCGGGGAATGGCCCTGGAGGACTTGGCTTCCTTTCCTTCGCCGCAAGACCTGGGACCATGGGGTCCCCGCCCTGCTCGCCCTTTTCCTTTTGGGGACCGGCTGGTCGGTGGTGACCAACCGCCACTGGGTGGCGCTCAAAGTCACGGACCGTTTCGGGTTGGGGCTCGACGAGGACGCCCTGCCCGAAGGAGCCTGCCGTTTCCTGAACGACCATCACTTGGACGGACGCGTCATCAACGACTTGGACAGTGGCGACTGGCTGTCCTGGCGTTGGGGCGGTAAGACCTTCCTGGACGGGCGTCTCGACGTCATGGGTCCGGACCTCTTCCAGGTCTATACCCGTTCCCAGGCTCCCGGCGGGGCCTCGGCCTTGGCCTCCGAACTTCAGCCCGACCTCTTTTGCTTCCAACCCCTGATCATTCCAGCCTGGGCGGCCGAACTCCCCCATTTAGGATGGCGCCTGGTCTACCTGGACCCGGTCTCGGTCATCTTCCTGCGCAAGGGTTATCACGACGAGGTCCGGTCCCTGGGGCCCTGGGACCCCGTGAACGAACGGGGACTGGACCCCACCCTGGGGCTCCGGGCCCGCGCGATCCTGGAGAGGACCCCGCCGGGTCCCGCCATGGCGGACCTCTTTCATCCCAGCGATTACCCCAACGAACTCTTGAGTTTAGGGATCCTTTCCGGGCTCTGCGGCCTCACCCGGGAATCGGAGGTCTTTTTCCTCGAGGGCATCGACCGGACCCATGGAAAATACTGGGACTTCTTCTACAACCTGGGTCTTCTCTATGACTTCGAGGGCCGCAACGACCTGGCCACCCTCTGCATGGAACGGGTGAAGCCGGTCCTTCCCAAGGACCCGGCCCTGCGGAAGATCCTGGGCCTGCCCCCGGAACCCTGAGAAAAACCATTTCACCACAGGCCGCCTTCGGCGGCGCACCGAGAGCACAGAGAAAGACCTTTCCTTATTAAAGTAAAAGACAAATCCGCACCATCACCTTGTGACCTCCGTGGTTCGGACCATTTTGCTTTTGTTTTTTATTGGGAATTCTCCGTTATCCTAGGCCCATGACCTCCTCCCCACCCGCAAGCCTGCTGAGCGCTCCCGCTTCCGCCAACAAGAAATGGGCGGCCCTGCTCCTGGGCCTGGCGGTGCTGGGCCTCTTCTCCAAGGTCCTTTCCACGCCCGGCCTGCTCCTGTCCACCCCCGATGGGGACCTGGCCAGCCAGTTCCTGGGCTGGCGGGCCTGGGGTTTTTCCGAATGGAGGAAGGGCCACTTGGCCCTTTGGAACCCCTATATTTTCTGCGGGGCTCCCTTCTTCGCCGGGGCCCAGTCGGCGCTCCTCTACCCCTTGAACATCCTCTTTCTTTTCGTCCCCATCCTCCTGGCCTTGAACCTTTCCATCGCCCTCCATGTATGGCTGGCCGGGTTCTTCACTTATCTCTGGCTGGCCTCCCGCCGCCTCTATTTCCTGCCCGCCCTCCTGGGAGCTTTCGCCTTCATGTTCGGCGGCGCCTTCATCGCCCATGTCTACCCGGGGCACCTCTCGAACCTTTGTGCCATGGCCTGGATCCCGCTGGTCCTCTGGGCCCTGGAAAGACTGGCCCGCGCCCCCGACCTGACTTCGTCCCTGGCGCTGGCCGGTGTCCTTTCGCTCCAAATTTTGGCCGGTCATCCCCAATACTTCGCTTACACCCTGCTCCTGGGTCTCCTTTATTTCTCCATCCTCGTGGCGGGCGAACCGACCGAATGGAAGCCCAAGATCCTTGGGGCGACGGCGGGCGCGGCGCTGGCCGCGCTGCTCACGATCGTCCAATGGTTGCCCGGCCTATTGGCCTCGAGGGACTTCCACCGGGACCTGGATCCGGGGACCTTGGGTTTCTTCTCGACCGATTGGGCCTCGCTTCGCGCCTTCCTTTACCTGGACCCCCGAACTTCCCCGGTCTTCCATCCCGGGGTCATCGATTCACGCATCTGGTGGGAGAATTGCCCCTTCCTGGGCGTGGGCGTGATCTTTTGGGTCCTGCTGGGCCTCACGGACGACCGCAGGACCGGGAAGGCGAAGTGGGCGCCCTTCGGGCTCGCGGTCCTGGCGGTCCTCCTCGCGCTCGGGCCCCATACCCCCCTGGACGGCCTCCTGCGTCTTGTTCCCCCCTTCGGTGATTTCCGGGGCAGTTCCAAGTTCCTGGTCCTCTCCCAGGTTTTTCTCGCCCTCCTGGCGGCCCAAGGAGCCCAAGGCTTCCTCGAGGCGGGCACCTCGCCCCTGGCCCGGACCCTGCGGTTCCTCCGGAACCCCTGGGGCCTCTCGATCCTCCTGGCGGTGTCCTTCATTCCCCTCTTTGATCTGGCCCGTCTTTGTTCCCCGTCCTTCGACGCGGAAAAATGGGGCGCCGAAGGGGAAAGGGCCGCCGAAACCTGGAAGGGCAAGTTGGGGGATGGGCGCATCTATATGAAAGGGAACAACGACCGATCCATGTTGTTGGGGGCTCCTTCCATCTGGGGGGACGACCCCTTGGTCCCGCGGCGCTTGGAGCGGCTCCTGGCCGCAGGGGCCCCAAAACCCCGGACCGCCGACGGGACCCTGCTCAACCTCGACGCCCACAAGATGGCCGTCACGCGCCTGGCCTACTGGGTGGAGGAGGGCCCCGACGGCCTCCAGGCCCGGGCCCTTCATTCCCCCTGGCTCCCGCGCTTCCTACTGGTCGGCGCCTACCTGAAGGTGAAGGACCTGGACGAAGGCATCCAAGCCCTCGGACAGCCGGCTTTCCATCCCGTCTCCCAGGTGGTCCTGGAAGAGGATCCGGATCCCGCCCCGCTCGAGAACGGGGGACGCGGCCAGGTCTCGGTCAGGATCCAGGATCCGGACCGGATGGAATTCAGCCTCAAGCTGGACAAGCCCCAGATTCTTTTGATGACCGACAGTTATGCGCCCGGTTGGGAAGCCCGGGCTTTCCCCGACAGCGGCCAAAGGAGCTATCGGGTCCTGCCCGCGGACGTCTTCGCGCGGGCCATCCCCTTGTCGGCGGGCTCCCATCATTTCGAATTGGCCTATGCCCCGCCTGGCTTCGACCTGGGAAAATGGCTTTCCCTCCTGGGTCTGCTTCTTTATGGGGCCGCTTGGGTCCGGGTCTTTCGCTTAAAATAGCCGGATGAAATTCCCGGACCGGCTCACCCTCCCCCTGGTCTTCCTGGCCGCCTTTGGCCTGGCCCTTTGGGGCCTGAACCCAAGCTTTTATATGGACGATAGCCCGGAGATCACTACCGCGGCCGCCACCCTCGGCATCGCCCACCCGCCCGGCTATCCGCTCTATACCCTTCTGGGCCGCCTTCTTTCTTTATTACCGCTAGGGCCCATCTGCTTAAGGGTGAACCTGCTCGCCGCCCTTTCGGGCGCGGGGACCTGCCTCCTTCTTTACATCCTTCTTTCCAGGACCGTCCAACTGCCCAAGGCCCTGGCCGCGCCCTTCTCGCTCATCTGGATGGCGGGGGCCACCGCCTACCCGGCCTCTTTGAGCTCCAAGAACGGCGTTTATCAGATGGCGGCCCTCTTCATCCTGGCGACCCTGGCCTCCCTCTGGCGCTCCAAACGTCCCCTGGCCTTTATCCTCTTCGGCCTCTCCCTCGCCGGCCACTGGATGACCATGCTCCCCTGTCTCGGGGGATTCGGCTGGATCCTTTACAACCAATGGAAAGGGCGGCCGCTGCCGGTCAAGGAACTGGTCCGATCCATCGCGTTCCTCTTGCTGGGTCTTTCGCTTTATCTCTATCTCCCCCTTCGGTCTTCCTTGGACCCCGTCATCAACTGGGCCCATCCGGTCGACCTCACCAACTTTTGGCACCACGTGACCCGCTATGTCGATAAGAACAAGGACTTCACTTGGGATATCGGCTTATGGGTCCAACAAGGACTGTTTTACCTGAAGGGGTCCTTCCTTGAGTTCAACGGCTTGGCATTGCTTTCGATCCTGGGGATATGGGCCCTCTGGAAAACCGAAAAAAACCGGGCACTTGGACTGGGCCTGGCCTGGGCCGGCCTTTTGGCCGCCGTTTGTGTCTTCTCCAAATTCTCCAGCGGCCGGGAATACCTCATGCAGAACTATTCCATCGCCTCCCTGGCCTTCATCCCGCTTTTGGCCGCCCTGGGCTGGCGGTGGCTGTCCGGAAGGTTCGCGGCACTGTCCGAGTTCGCCTCTCCACTGGCTTGGGCGCTCGCCTTGGGCCTCCTGTCCCTGGGACTCCCCCGGGGAAGCCAGGCGGGTTATACCTACAGCTACGACTACCTGCTCAACGCCTGGCGGGACACGCCCAAGGGATCCTTTTTCTTCTGCAAAGGGGACGTGTTGGATTTCCCCGCCTGGTATTTCCAGATCATCGGCGGGAAAAGGCCCGACCTGGCGGTCCTGGGCGGCGGGAGCCTGCCGATGGATTGGTACCGCATCCACCTGGCCAAGACCCACCCGGGCCTGGTCGTTCCCTATCCCGTCCACGAAAAGGGCAAGGAATACATCTCAGGTCATCTGATGCTTTGGATGGTGGATCACAACCCGGACCGCCGCCTTTTCTTCACCTTCCCCGACCTCCGGGACGACGGGATGGCGGACCGGACCCTGGTCCCCTATGGACTGGTCCAGGAAGCCTTCGGGCCGGGGACCCGGCCGCATTGGGATGAAGGACGGGCCGAAAGGCTTTGGGAGGACATGCGGCTCCGGCATTTCGAGGCGGGCGACCGTTATGTGGACGAAGTGACCTGGGACCAGTTCTTGAGGGACTACGGCGCCACCCGGTCCTGGATGGCCGGCTATTACTCGAAAGAAGCCGGGGCCAAGGACGATCCGGCCCGTTCCCGAAAGGGGGAACTGCGGAAGGCCATCCCGCACCTGCTTTGGGCCCAGGCCTGGGACCCGCGCAACGCGGCTTATGCCATGAACCTGGGGATCGCGGAGAATTATCTGGGGGAAAAGGAAGCGGCCCTTCGATGGTTCAAGACGGCCGCCGAGCTGGATCCCAGCCTCGTCCCACCTTCCGAACCTTGACCCTACCTTAAGATCAACAATTTCAGGATGGACCGGCCCTGCGCGGTCTGGACGGCCACGTAATAGAGGCCGTTGGCCAGCGGCACGCCCATGCGGTCCGTCAGGACGACGGTGACCGTGGCCCCGGCCGGCACTTTCGGGAAACTTTCCAGGTTCACCCGGCGGAAGGCGGTGGTCAGGATCGAGACCGTCACGTCGGAGGTGGCGGAAAGGCCCGGGTTCAGGGTCACGTCCCCGCCAGTGACCGGGTTGGGATAGAGCACGGGCTTGAACAGGGGCAGGGGCGTGGAGGTCGGAGTGGAAGTGGCGGTCCAGGTGGACGTGGGCGTGGCGGAAGGGCTAGCCGTAGCCGTCGGAGTAAAGCTGTGGGTGAAGGTCGCCGTGAAGGAAGCGGTCGCGGTGAAGGTGCGGGTCGGGCTGCTGGTGGCGGTGGCCACGGGGGTAAGGGTCGAGGTGGACGTAGCGGAGAAGGTGAAGGTCGGTGTGAAGGTCCGGGTCGGGGTATGGCTCCAGGTGAAGGTCGCCGTCGCCGTAAAGGTGAAGGTCGGGGTCCCGGTCGGGGTGAAGGTCCGCGTAGCCGAACTTGTCGGCGTAGCCGACAACGTATGGGTCGGGCTCAAGGTCCCGGTCGGGGAGTCCGTGGGGGTGGAAGTCTTGGTCGGGGTGGAAGTGGCGGTCGCCGTGAAGGTGAAACTCGCGGTAGGGCTATCCGTCAGGGTGAAGGTCCGGGTCGGGGTCCCCGTCGAGGTGGCCGTTGCCGTGAAGGTGGCGGTGGGGTTGACCTCGGTCATGGCGTTCCCCGTCACCGGAGCACCGGTGAAGAGCACCGGCAGGCCATAGGTCCCGTCCACACCGGTCATGTCGCTGTTCGCGGCCACCGAAGCGGTGTAGGTCCCAGAGGCGGTGGCGGAGAAGGTATAGACCACCAGCAGCTGTTCGGTCGTGAAAGCGGGCACGCTGTTGGTGAAGCTCAAGGTCAAGGTCCCGTTGTCCGAACCATAGGTCCCGCTGGTGAGGAGGGAATCCCCACCGTCCAGGATCCCGTTGCCGTTGGTATCCACATAGAGCGAAACGCTGGTGATACCGGTCGCGTCGTTCCCCGTCCCCGAGGCCGTCAGTTTCAGGCTCGTGAAGGTGGTGGGAGCGTTGCTTTGGTTATTGACCTGGAGCTGCAGGACCGGGACCGAGGATCCGGGGATGAAGTTGGCCGCGGGGGGCTCGGAAGGACCCACCGTCAAGTGGACGAGGGGAGGGGTCGGGACCGAGGTCGGGGAAGAGGTCCCCGTCGGGCTCGAGGTGGCGGTGAAGGTTCGTGTCGGCGTGGACGTTGGGGTCAACGTGAACGTCAAGGTCCGGGTGGGGGTCGAAGTCGGGGTCGCCGTGTTGGCCAGGGTATTGGTGGGTGTCCCAGTGAAGGTGTTCGTCCGGGTGGCGGTGGCCGTCGGGGTCGAAGTGGCGGTGGAAGTGCCCGTAAAAGTACGGGTTGGCGTAACCGAAGGCGTAGCGGTGAGGGACGCCGTAGGCGTCATCGAAGCCGTACGGGTGGCCGTGGACGTGGGGGTCGAAGTGGCCGTGAAGGTCCTTGTCGGCGTAACCGAAGGCGTCGCCGTGAGGGTCGCCGTGGGGCTATTGGTCCGGGTGGAAGTGGCGGTGGAAGTCGCGGTGCGGGTCGGGGTGCCGGTGAAGGTATAGGTGTTGGTGGGGGTGTTGGTACGAGTCGCGGTCGAGGTGGGTGTGAAGGTGAAGGTCGGGGTGCTGGCGCCGCAATTGGGGGTCGGGGTCTGGTTGAGGTTGTAAAGCCAGGTGGAGACCGGGGCGCCATGGTAGGAAGTGGTGGGATAGCCGCTGAAACTGGTCAAAAGGGTCGGCCCCACGTCCGAGCTGAAGCACCAGGCCAGGGCGGAATAGGTGTAGCTGCGGTTGTTGCTTCCATTGATCCAAGCCAATGTTTGGGTGTCCCAATTGGCCGGATCCGAATTGGAAGCCCCGAATTCCTCGATGAAGACCGGGTAGTTGTTGGTGATGGTGGTCACGTAAGGGTCCCATCCGCCGGCGGTCACGCCTTTGTTGTTGTAGATATGGGAGGTGTAGAGGATGCCGTTGCCCGAAGCCTGGGTCAGGGCGTTACCCGCGGTCGCCAGGGGTGAGAGGTCGTAGGAATAACCCAGGCCGCCGATCAGGCAGATATTGTTGGCCCCTGCGGTCCGCACCGCGTTCACGATGGCCTGGAGTCCCGGCGACGTGAAGTTCCCCGAGGTACCCGCCACGGTCCCTCCGTTCTTCAGGATGG
Coding sequences within it:
- a CDS encoding DUF2723 domain-containing protein; the protein is MKFPDRLTLPLVFLAAFGLALWGLNPSFYMDDSPEITTAAATLGIAHPPGYPLYTLLGRLLSLLPLGPICLRVNLLAALSGAGTCLLLYILLSRTVQLPKALAAPFSLIWMAGATAYPASLSSKNGVYQMAALFILATLASLWRSKRPLAFILFGLSLAGHWMTMLPCLGGFGWILYNQWKGRPLPVKELVRSIAFLLLGLSLYLYLPLRSSLDPVINWAHPVDLTNFWHHVTRYVDKNKDFTWDIGLWVQQGLFYLKGSFLEFNGLALLSILGIWALWKTEKNRALGLGLAWAGLLAAVCVFSKFSSGREYLMQNYSIASLAFIPLLAALGWRWLSGRFAALSEFASPLAWALALGLLSLGLPRGSQAGYTYSYDYLLNAWRDTPKGSFFFCKGDVLDFPAWYFQIIGGKRPDLAVLGGGSLPMDWYRIHLAKTHPGLVVPYPVHEKGKEYISGHLMLWMVDHNPDRRLFFTFPDLRDDGMADRTLVPYGLVQEAFGPGTRPHWDEGRAERLWEDMRLRHFEAGDRYVDEVTWDQFLRDYGATRSWMAGYYSKEAGAKDDPARSRKGELRKAIPHLLWAQAWDPRNAAYAMNLGIAENYLGEKEAALRWFKTAAELDPSLVPPSEP
- a CDS encoding cellulase family glycosylhydrolase → MPLKTLLASALLLAVLSAQPLFAAPSMLHINGNQIVNASGCTVRLHGVNVSGLEYSPTGDGGTGRPTTTISGVTMTDYVTIITEAVQVWHANCIRLPINQDYWFGCTANGQTPNQTAYRAMIQAVINYCSNNNVYLDLDLHWSSQASAASAPCGAGWGGSASQQPMPDANAVTLWQSISGVYGNNPAVLFDLYNEPYPTTWAILKNGGTVAGTSGNFTSPGLQAIVNAVRTAGANNICLIGGLGYSYDLSPLATAGNALTQASGNGILYTSHIYNNKGVTAGGWDPYVTTITNNYPVFIEEFGASNSDPANWDTQTLAWINGSNNRSYTYSALAWCFSSDVGPTLLTSFSGYPTTSYHGAPVSTWLYNLNQTPTPNCGASTPTFTFTPTSTATRTNTPTNTYTFTGTPTRTATSTATSTRTNSPTATLTATPSVTPTRTFTATSTPTSTATRTASMTPTASLTATPSVTPTRTFTGTSTATSTPTATATRTNTFTGTPTNTLANTATPTSTPTRTLTFTLTPTSTPTRTFTATSSPTGTSSPTSVPTPPLVHLTVGPSEPPAANFIPGSSVPVLQLQVNNQSNAPTTFTSLKLTASGTGNDATGITSVSLYVDTNGNGILDGGDSLLTSGTYGSDNGTLTLSFTNSVPAFTTEQLLVVYTFSATASGTYTASVAANSDMTGVDGTYGLPVLFTGAPVTGNAMTEVNPTATFTATATSTGTPTRTFTLTDSPTASFTFTATATSTPTKTSTPTDSPTGTLSPTHTLSATPTSSATRTFTPTGTPTFTFTATATFTWSHTPTRTFTPTFTFSATSTSTLTPVATATSSPTRTFTATASFTATFTHSFTPTATASPSATPTSTWTATSTPTSTPLPLFKPVLYPNPVTGGDVTLNPGLSATSDVTVSILTTAFRRVNLESFPKVPAGATVTVVLTDRMGVPLANGLYYVAVQTAQGRSILKLLILR